Proteins found in one Aspergillus puulaauensis MK2 DNA, chromosome 8, nearly complete sequence genomic segment:
- a CDS encoding uncharacterized protein (COG:T;~EggNog:ENOG410PG0H;~InterPro:IPR017441,IPR008271,IPR008984,IPR000253, IPR000719,IPR011009;~PFAM:PF00498,PF07714,PF00069;~go_function: GO:0004672 - protein kinase activity [Evidence IEA];~go_function: GO:0005515 - protein binding [Evidence IEA];~go_function: GO:0005524 - ATP binding [Evidence IEA];~go_process: GO:0006468 - protein phosphorylation [Evidence IEA]) — translation MEATQESTQPYTDPRRENLNNSGLLEEDLGDVICILHPSSPGGLDAVAATARVAPWHILQRDALEYGVSGAPALDIALRLSSKVNDPSRGFCFGRTLGRSDILLAADTTSRRISNTHFRIYFTDNCILMLEDVSTNGTIVDNCRLRKREKENSRMLTNGSVIQVVNGDDPPNEVKFVVRMPNRDGFSEIYAKNLEKHIGQAQGIVQPGKRQPSTHGIPSWNTHGMHWSGGPTYNVTGQIGKGAFAVVYKLATKQHGAVYAAKELDKRRFMKNGILDQKVDNELKIMKDLKHPNIVQYIDHHEHDRWIYIIMEYVPCGELSTYLQNMLKIPEDMVKTIARQIFHALKYLHKRKITHRDIKPDNILIASHEPLKVKLSDFGLSKVVQEETFLKTFCGTLLYCAPEVYPEYDMYRRGEVRKRRRVGDPQPKTSPYDQSVDMYSLGAVLYHLLAGVPPYTGRGDDRGAQMLQTIMTTDPEYNILRGAGVSEAGIDLVSKLLNRDPQLRPKERDCLKHDWLVDVPDVDEYEDDDKTSDYSDGLSDIVEHAEDDLGASQLSLEEGGDLDEKFAENDSDLTQSKRPRIDSPLAEIRYPSLPNIEISQDYQQLAQSTPRRLFGEISSSALRSSHALGDNMDPFEDGNFSVHDFVSSTGESMISYGGSLHSVISLPENPVPGSALSLLGAENLVRQLNMNSWHPGTSRNPLPSGETASPQPSEGMGAVDDKVQEEIPQANSHTTPKAAKFSRRIELPLPDTASERSSSDDSNTRNVGGQNGYSAREPGEIFDIELANTMDAQTGQSVREQSETRGFQPPEDPTQIGGPVAIPRPLPPIGQPRPLLGKLTTLPGSIIDLTLRLEGRMTSWGRGPKASICYPDPMDDRIPAYALEVTFWAPRLEERVASGQDWMSIPGTMACLSTKTRNWIWVNDVKLHKGPEGGSHYGKLYTGDIITIYRHRNKFLKFICEFYHGDSARERPENETGFAVRKALTSKDAEANQQPARRNFNVKG, via the exons ATGGAGGCAACACAAGAGTCAACTCAACCATACACGGATCCTCGACGCGAAAACCTCAATAATTCTGGATTACTCGAAGAGGACTTGGGGGATGTCATTTGTATTCTTCATCCGAGCTCCCCGGGGGGTCTCGACGCAGTAGCCGCAACAGCTCGCGTCGCACCCTGGCATATTCTACAGAGGGATGCACTTGAATACGGAGTTTCCGGTGCTCCAGCTCTAGACATTGCTCTTAGATTGTCCTCAAAAGTGAATGATCCTAGCCGTGGCTTTTGCTTTGGACGTACACTCGGCCGTTCCGATATACTCCTTGCTGCAGACACTACTTCCAGGCGTATCTCCAACACGCACTTTCGGATATACTTTACAGATAACTGTATTCTCATGCTTGAGGATGTCTCCACAAACGGCACGATTGTAGACAACTGCCGCCTTCGCAAGCGGGAGAAAGAGAACAGCCGAATGTTAACCAATGGGTCCGTCATTCAAGTGGTCAATGGTGATGATCCCCCGAACGAAGTGAAGTTCGTGGTTCGCATGCCCAATAGGGATGGGTTTTCAGAAATATATGCCAAGAACCTCGAGAAGCACATTGGACAGGCCCAGGGTATTGTGCAACCTGGGAAGCGCCAACCGTCAACCCATGGGATTCCGTCATGGAATACTCACGGGATGCACTGGTCGGGTGGCCCAACGTACAATGTCACTGGACAAATTGGGAAAGGGGCTTTTGCAGTGGTCTACAAGTTAGCTACAAAGCAACATGGAGCTGTATATGCAGCTAAGGAACTTGACAAACGCCGATTCATGAAGAACGGAATATTGGATCAAAAAGTTGACAACGAACTTAAGATTATGAAGGACCTAAAACAT CCCAATATTGTTCAGTACATCGATCATCATGAGCATGACCGCTGGATTTATATCATCATGGAATATGTTCCTTGTGGAGAGTTGTCTACATACTTACAAAACATGCTCAAGATCCCCGAAGATATGGTGAAAACAATCGCTCGTCAAATATTCCATGCACTGAAGTATCTGCATAAGCGGAAAATTACGCATCGTGATATCAAGCCGGACAATATCCTGATCGCATCCCACGAACCACTGAAGGTGAAGCTTTCGGACTTTGGATTGTCGAAGGTTGTTCAGGAGGAGACGTTCCTCAAAACCTTTTGCGGAACGCTCCTATATTGCGCACCGGAGGTTTATCCTGAGTATGACATGTATCGTCGTGGTGAGGTGCGGAAGAGACGTAGGGTTGGAGATCC ACAACCAAAAACTTCGCCCTATGACCAATCTGTGGATATGTATTCGCTTGGTGCCGTTCTTTACCACCTTCTTGCCGGTGTTCCGCCGTATACTGGCCGAGGCGATGATCGAGGAGCACAGATGCTGCAAACCATCATGACAACAGACCCTGAATACAATATACTCCGCGGTGCAGGTGTCTCGGAAGCAGGCATCGACTTGGTGTCTAAGCTTCTCAACCGCGACCCCCAACTCCGACCCAAAGAGCGGGACTGCCTCAAGCATGATTGGCTGGTTGATGTTCCTGATGTAGATGAatacgaagacgacgataAAACGTCGGACTACTCGGATGGGCTCTCTGACATAGTTGAACATGCGGAAGATGACCTGGGTGCTTCTCAACTCTCTCTAGAAGAAGGCGGTGATTTGGATGAAAAGTTCGCTGAAAATGACAGCGACTTGACTCAGTCAAAAAGACCCAGGATAGATTCCCCCCTTGCAGAGATCCGTTACCCGTCACTTCCAAACATTGAAATTTCTCAGGATTATCAGCAACTAGCTCAGTCCACACCAAGACGCCTTTTCGGGGAAATATCTTCATCGGCTCTTCGCAGCTCCCATGCCTTGGGCGACAATATGGATCCATTCGAGGATGGCAATTTTAGCGTCCATGACTTCGTTTCTTCAACCGGTGAGTCGATGATCAGTTACGGCGGCAGCCTCCACTCCGTCATATCCCTCCCGGAAAACCCCGTTCCTGGATCGGCACTTAGCTTACTGGGCGCTGAGAATCTCGTCCGGCAGCTCAACATGAACTCGTGGCACCCTGGCACTTCCAGAAACCCTCTCCCCTCCGGCGAGACAGCAAGCCCTCAACCCAGTGAGGGCATGGGCGCTGTTGACGATAAAGTTCAGGAAGAAATTCCGCAAGCCAATTCTCATACAACCCCAAAAGCAGCCAAATTCAGTCGGCGAATTGAGTTGCCTTTACCGGACACTGCTAGTGAACGTTCTAGCTCGGATGATAGTAACACACGGAATGTAGGCGGTCAAAATGGATACTCAGCGCGTGAACCTGGAGAGATTTTCGACATCGAACTTGCCAATACGATGGACGCCCAAACCGGTCAGTCGGTCCGTGAGCAATCTGAAACAAGAGGCTTCCAACCCCCCGAAGACCCAACCCAAATCGGCGGCCCTGTTGCAATACCAAGGCCTCTTCCGCCGATCGGCCAGCCACGACCTCTACTAGGAAAACTTACCACTCTACCTGGGTCAATAATTGATCTCACTCTCCGGCTGGAGGGTCGAATGACGTCCTGGGGCCGTGGTCCTAAAGCAAGTATCTGTTATCCTGACCCAATGGATGATCGTATTCCTGCCTACGCCCTTGAGGTGACCTTCTGGGCACCAAGGCTCGAGGAGCGTGTTGCGTCTGGACAAGACTGGATGAGTATCCCCGGGACGATGGCCTGTCTTTCGACGAAGACTCGCAATTGGATTTGGGTGAACGACGTCAAACTCCACAAAGGCCCAGAAGGAGGCAGTCATTATGGCAAGCTGTATACCGGCGATATCATAACGATCTACCGCCATCGCAACAAATTTTTAAAGTTCATTTGCGAGTTCTACCATGGGGATAGCGCGCGCGAACGACCAGAGAACGAGACCGGGTTTGCAGTGCGCAAAGCACTGACATCCAAAGACGCAGAGGCCAATCAACAACCGGCACGACGAAATTTTAATGTGAAAGGGTAA
- the MNN10 gene encoding putative alpha-1,6-mannosyltransferase subunit (CAZy:GT34;~COG:G;~EggNog:ENOG410PHXF;~InterPro:IPR029044,IPR008630;~PFAM:PF05637;~TransMembrane:1 (i121-139o);~go_component: GO:0016021 - integral component of membrane [Evidence IEA];~go_function: GO:0016757 - transferase activity, transferring glycosyl groups [Evidence IEA]), with product MSLTRSPSPRPGGGWSSPGLTPGSGRSTPQNSLHPPSQSDPWLAAKAKSDEIRGYPSFSTKNNGFFSRSKTQISATLPKFRVSSRSPKGYSEKDGSPYGHGRDWRPIWLGRAVMRRRRSRLLLALMLFLVGYILFWTFFVETFRRSAFGGGRKFVIILESNIEGGVMELKSTREWAIERNSIKNKKEYAKRWGYELETVNMLAKKRYSHEWREGWEKVDILRDTMRKYPDAEWFWWLDLTTYIMEPSYSIQDHLFCRLDEIVYRDINEYNPLNITHPPTQPYLDEVSRSADGDKDSSSIHFLLSQDCGGFNLGSFFVHRSLWTERLLDTWWDPLTYEQRHMQWEHKEQDALEYLYTNQPWIRNNLAFVPQRYISSFPPGACGDETDQQVHYTEGGRDFVVNMAGCDFGRDCWDEMYQYHEYSRWLNRTAWERIRDSLLEIYYTFFGGTRYFDSSPHE from the exons ATGTCACTAACTCGGTCGCCCTCTCCACGTCCGGGAGGAGGGTGGTCGAGCCCTGGCTTGACACCCGGCAGTGGCAGATCAACGCCTCAGAATAGCCTTCACCCACCAAGTCAATCCGACCCGTGGCTAGCTGCTAAAGCGAAAAGTGATGAGATCCGGGGCTACCCGTCCTTTTCTACTAAGAATAACGGGTTCTTTTCGCGCTCGAAAACCCAAATATCTGCCACTCTTCCAAAGTTCCGAGTGAGCTCTAGGTCGCCGAAGGGATACTCTGAGAAGGATGGCTCTCCATATGGGCATGGACGAGATTGGCGGCCGATTTGGTTGGGGAGGGCCGTCATGCGACGAAGGAGGTCACGACTCCTTCTGGCACTGATGCTCTTTCTGGTTGGATACATATTATTTTGGACGT TCTTTGTCGAAACCTTTAGGCGATCAGCCTTTGGAGGTGGACGAAAATTCGTCATAATACTTGAATCCAATATCGAGGGCGGAGTTATGGAATTGAAAAGTACAAGGGAATGGGCCATCGAGCGCAACAGcattaagaataagaaagagTATGCTAAAAGATGGGGATACGAACTGGAGACCGTCAACATGTTAGCAAAGAAGCGCTATTCACATGAATGGCGGGAGGGTTGGGAAAAGGTCGACATTCTCCGTGATACCATGCGGAAGTATCCTGACGCGGAATG GTTCTGGTGGCTTGACCTCACCACTTATATTATGGAGCCCTCCTATTCCATCCAGGACCACCTTTTTTGCCGTCTCGATGAGATTGTTTACCGCGATATAAACGAATACAATCCCCTAAACATTACCCATCCTCCCACACAACCGTACCTTGATGAGGTATCACGCTCGGCAGATGGTGATAAAGACTCGTCGTCGATCCATTTCCTGCTCTCACAAGATTGCGGTGGGTTCAACCTGGGGTCGTTCTTTGTCCACCGATCCCTTTGGACCGAGCGACTATTAGACACATGGTGGGATCCCCTTACATATGAGCAGCGGCATATGCAATGGGAGCATAAGGAACAGGATGCGCTTGAGTACCTCTACACGAACCAACCCTGGATTCGCAACAATCTCGCCTTCGTTCCCCAGCGATACATCAGTTCTTTTCCCCCCGGGGCCTGCGGAGATGAAACTGATCAACAAGTCCACTATACGGAAGGTGGACGGGATTTTGTTGTAAATATGGCTGGGTGTGACTTTGGCCGGGACTGCTGGGACGAGATGTACCAGTACCACGAATATAGCAGGTGGCTGAACCGCACAGCATGGGAACGCATACGAGACAGTCTGCTTGAAATATACTATACATTCTTTGGCGGAACTCGATACTTTGACAGTTCGCCGCATGAGTAG
- a CDS encoding putative NADH-ubiquinone oxidoreductase 12 kda subunit (COG:S;~EggNog:ENOG410PPZ4;~InterPro:IPR039993), with protein sequence MTLITALLVYMSRESNRTALAVKAGNRTADRRPNIQSQGPNCIHPDHQLPAEASTPTAPAPAQAHYTSISVLTDLNRLCETCRPRKGHKKTEMPTPESAAFLAKKPTVPPTYEGVDYEDNVAVHNARDAIIREQWVRSMMSRLVGEELGKCYAREGVNHLEKCGKLREKYFELLSERKIKGYLFEEKNYFSKST encoded by the exons ATGACCTTAATAACTGCCCTTCTTGTATACATGTCACGTGAGAGTAACAGAACTGCACTAGCTGTAAAAGCCGGCAACCGTACTGCCGACCGCCGACCCAACATCCAATCACAAGGCCCCAATTGCATTCACCCCGATCACCAACTTCCGGCAGAAGCCTCAACTCCAActgcaccagcaccggccCAAGCCCATTacacctccatctccgtccTCACCGACCTCAACCGACTTTGCGAAACGTGCCGACCCAGAAAAGGGCACAAGAAGACCGAAATGCCGACCCCCGAATCCGCCGCCTTCCTCGCTAAAAAGCCTACCGTCCCGCCGACCTACGAGGGTGTGGACTACGAAGACAACGTCGCCGTCCACAATGCCCGCGATGCTATTATCCGCGAGCAATGGGTCCGCAGCATGATGTCGCGACTTGTCGGAGAGGAATTGGGGAAGTGTTATGCGCGTGAGGGCGTGAACCACCTCGAGAAGTGTGGGAAGTTGAGGG AGAAGTACTTCGAATTGCTGAGCGAGAGGAAGATTAAGGGATACCTGTTCGAGGAGAAGAACTATTTCTCAAAGTCGACGTAA
- a CDS encoding pH-signaling protein PalC (COG:K;~EggNog:ENOG410PIA6;~InterPro:IPR038499,IPR004328,IPR037505;~go_process: GO:0071467 - cellular response to pH [Evidence IEA]), translating to MVYPFDLPTTAHLSFQTILSSRTHPSLPQSATTARHALRLTLKAHNRLPRGPQRDSHLTSALSALNDYLPFLIAIAQGLNGKPIDPTVNPNISQGEEIEVTQRTEFEPEWRATLSASSLPLKSPRATTNRTRGPGIQYELAFTLTTLGYVLSSLARSGVTRTLYASSTPSAEQRTAAIQTATKHLLQASTIHSLLSSSQYFTTVLEVAGTPDLAPTTQAALSSLALAEATLYAVLKDDSYVVACIQSRNPNDKDWMVRTPEIPKVRAHLFARLCIRAAEYAEQAATGLGSVGVEGRRTGLDPDVIQYARVLGLVARARACRFFGVDAELAGKIGEGISWLRAAKGALGLRSTGPTEEPATKSRGLSKLKQGFRERREERRMEKGAGGERLEKGELGPGDSAGREEEGRVLEMLEAKWVRMNDTINTQLIPSSVDYLANLPSGRDVLPPQPSYVLPSLDEEHLTRMRAPPTELELSPGSDIEDSDVESPAAGDTPGAFPERTDSAYY from the exons ATGGTTTATCCCTTCGACCTTCCGACAACGGCGCACCTCTCCTTCCAGACTATCCTTTCGTCTCGTACGCATCCTTCCCTTCCACAGTCTGCAACTACAGCCCGGCATGCTCTCCGCCTCACCCTCAAAGCGCACAACCGCCTACCCCGCGGCCCCCAGCGCGACTCCCATTTAACCTCCGCCCTCTCCGCACTCAACGACTACCTCCCATTTCTCATCGCAATTGCCCAGGGACTCAATGGGAAACCAATCGACCCTACCGTGAACCCCAATATTTCGCAGGGCGAGGAAATTGAAGTGACCCAACGCACCGAGTTTGAGCCTGAATGGCGCGCAACGCTGTCGGCAAGCTCATTGCCTCTCAAAAGCCCTCGAGCCACTACGAATCGCACGCGCGGACCAGGCATCCAGTATGAACTCGCTTTCACCCTCACGACATTAGGTTACGTTCTATCATCTCTTGCCAGGTCCGGCGTTACCCGCACACTTTACGCATCCTCCACACCCAGCGCTGAACAACGCACGGCAGCCATCCAAACCGCGACAAAGCACCTCCTCCAAGCGAGCACCATACACTCACTCTTGTCCTCATCTCAATACTTTACAACGGTCTTGGAAGTCGCTGGAACACCGGATTTAGCACCAACGACGCAGGCTGCTCTATCATCTCTCGCTCTAGCTGAGGCAACCCTGTATGCTGTTCTGAAAGATGACTCGTACGTAGTCGCTTGCATCCAGTCCCGAAATCCCAACGACAAGGATTGGATGGTACGAACACCGGAGATTCCCAAGGTCCGCGCGCATCTTTTTGCCCGATTGTGCATTCGTGCAGCAGAGTATGCGGAGCAAGCGGCTACGGGACTGGGCTCTGTAGGCGTTGAGGGGCGAAGAACGGGGCTTGACCCGGACGTCATACAGTATGCTCGTGTTCTGGGACTGGTGGCTCGGGCTAGAGCTTGCCGGTTTTTTGGAGTTGATGCGGAGCTTGCTGGAAAGATCGGGGAAGGAATTTCCTGGCTTCGGGCAGCCAAGGGGGCTCTCGGGTTGAGGAGTACGGGGCCTACAGAAGAGCCGGCCACTAAAAGTCGGGGTTTGTCCAAGTTGAAGCAAGGCTTTAGGGAGCGTCGTGAGGAGCGCCGGATGGAAAAGGGTGCCGGGGGTGAGAGGTTGGAGAAGGGAGAGCTAGGCCCTGGAGATAGCGCTGgtcgagaggaagaggggcgAGTGCTTGAGATGTTGGAGGCGAAGTGGGTGCGAATGAATGATACC ATAAACACGCAATTGATTCCTTCCTCTGTGGATTATCTTGCCAATTTGCCTTCGGGTCGAGACGTCCTGCCACCCCAGCCCTCATACGTTCTTCCCTCTTTAGATGAGGAGCACTTGACCCGGATGCGTGCTCCACCTACGGAGCTCGAGTTGAGCCCTGGTAGTGACATTGAGGACAGTGATGTCGAAAGTCCGGCTGCGGGGGATACGCCCGGTGCCTTTCCCGAACGGACTGACAGCGCTTATTATTGA
- a CDS encoding Bromodomain associated domain protein (COG:S;~EggNog:ENOG410PPW0;~InterPro:IPR009072,IPR006565;~PFAM:PF07524;~go_function: GO:0046982 - protein heterodimerization activity [Evidence IEA]): MSGASLHNALLRPPIIQILRATGFHATCPSVLDTLADLTARYIMLLASSASDHAANAHPEDPIPVLEDVYQALQDAGALRPQLQEWEEWWEGEEDMRGLEGFLSWFTGPSNSEIRRIAGFVPSEGDVVDTDSLEKEDYLTALKKKHSKTGEESRYAGTILGKNAEEHPVVIEGGAPTIQEWSSQMRSRAPYMADSDSSGVSSAPSNLSDTEGMDV; this comes from the coding sequence ATGTCTGGCGCAAGTCTTCACAATGCCCTTCTCCGACCACCAATTATCCAGATTCTACGCGCAACTGGCTTTCATGCCACATGCCCGTCAGTTCTAGACACACTTGCGGACCTTACTGCCCGATACATAATGCTTCTTGCCTCCTCAGCGTCAGATCACGCCGCGAACGCCCATCCAGAGGATCCGATACCCGTGTTAGAAGACGTCTACCAAGCGCTGCAGGACGCTGGCGCACTGCGACCACAATTACAAGAGTGGGAAGAATGgtgggaaggagaggaagacatGCGGGGACTGGAAGGGTTCCTTTCATGGTTCACGGGTCCTTCGAACAGCGAAATTCGACGTATCGCTGGTTTCGTTCCTAGTGAAGGTGATGTGGTCGATACCGATTCcctcgagaaggaggacTACCTTACGGCcttgaaaaagaaacataGTAAAACGGGAGAGGAATCTCGATATGCTGGTACTATTCTTGGGAAAAACGCCGAAGAACATCCGGTTGTCATCGAGGGAGGTGCGCCCACAATCCAGGAATGGAGCTCTCAGATGCGATCACGAGCGCCTTATATGGCGGATAGCGACTCATCGGGTGTCAGCAGTGCTCCGAGCAATCTATCCGATACCGAAGGCATGGATGTATGA
- a CDS encoding transcription initiation factor TFIID subunit 7 family protein (BUSCO:EOG09263U08;~COG:K;~EggNog:ENOG410PNAA;~InterPro:IPR037817,IPR006751;~PFAM:PF04658;~go_component: GO:0005669 - transcription factor TFIID complex [Evidence IEA];~go_process: GO:0006367 - transcription initiation from RNA polymerase II promoter [Evidence IEA]), translating to MSDASRPSLKLTFGKKKAPEQPPSQPAPPPPSDQPPAPQRKLTLKIARKPKEDMPAEEKPKKQKITLKKKKRPADEAAPNEPSAAGASQASGPKRLKLNPSKKPGAQAIRIKNKGLVPNRPTGVGYDSEASDTEIDPAIEEQFILRMLPGEDCEYLRRAIDERRFDKSEFNFKPLTREGRRSVLKIRDKQYAAVLVDLPCIIEGMKSWDKRGWYKSADICQMLLVLGPVSAEAEALDYPLPAEIQRPDDMTLQYPHGLAPPLRWVRRRRFRDRISTRTIEQVEKAVEDLIAQDDAAIGPPRYELVDKTSLDRAEGLVQSGEYDDYEYDDEQDAEGEVDEAMGEVDMFGDLEDTLAAEMEAALAAEPGEDGTTIEAGIVEEATDSGVYQAGTPMATKPSTPAPDAGAGADTSDDESDGSNGEDETPEDELDEEQLEQQRLVQQSREEIAELETLIRTETAKWEMQKNQILKGKLAKRIQDLKTEVSLKKVSIGEGDDADS from the coding sequence ATGTCGGACGCATCTCGACCGTCGCTGAAGCTCACTTTCGGCAAGAAAAAGGCGCCTGAGCAACCGCCGAGCCaacctgctcctcctcccccttcaGATCAACCTCCAGCGCCTCAACGGAAACTCACACTCAAGATTGCGCGAAAACCCAAGGAAGATATGCCAGCAGAAGAGAAGccgaaaaagcaaaagattactttgaagaagaagaaacgacCAGCCGATGAAGCTGCGCCAAACGAGCCTTCCGCTGCTGGCGCATCACAAGCAAGCGGACCAAAGCGACTCAAATTGAATCCATCGAAAAAACCTGGAGCTCAGGCGATTCGAATTAAAAACAAGGGCCTGGTGCCAAACAGACCAACGGGTGTCGGCTACGATTCGGAAGCATCCGATACGGAAATCGACCCTGCGATTGAGGAACAGTTCATTCTACGTATGTTACCCGGAGAGGACTGCGAATACCTCCGGCGCGCCATCGACGAACGTCGTTTCGACAAGTCCGAGTTTAACTTCAAACCCTTAACCCGCGAAGGCCGACGATCTGTCCTGAAGATCCGGGACAAACAGTATGCCGCGGTATTGGTAGACCTACCGTGCATCATTGAGGGAATGAAAAGCTGGGATAAACGGGGGTGGTACAAATCGGCGGATATTTGCCAGATGCTCTTAGTTCTAGGGCCCGTCTCGGCCGAAGCAGAAGCTCTGGATTACCCACTTCCTGCTGAAATTCAACGTCCGGATGATATGACCCTACAGTATCCCCATGGTTTGGCCCCACCTCTTCGATGGGTGAGAAGACGGCGTTTCCGGGACAGAATCAGCACCCGTACCATTGAGCAAGTTGAGAAAGCTGTTGAGGACTTGATAGCTCAGGATGATGCTGCTATTGGTCCACCTCGTTATGAGCTGGTGGATAAGACATCGCTCGATCGTGCTGAGGGCCTTGTACAAAGCGGAGAGTATGACGACTATGAGTATGATGATGAGCAAGATGCTGAAGGCGAGGTGGATGAAGCCATGGGCGAGGTTGACATGTTTGGTGACCTCGAGGACACTCTTGCTGCAGAAATGGAGGCCGCTCTAGCAGCTGAACCAGGAGAGGACGGGACCACAATTGAGGCTGGCATCGTGGAAGAAGCCACCGATTCCGGGGTGTATCAAGCTGGTACACCCATGGCCACCAAACCCTCGACCCCCGCTCCAgatgcaggcgcaggcgcagaCACATCGGACGACGAAAGTGATGGGTCAAACGGCGAGGATGAAACGCCtgaggatgagcttgatGAGGAGCAACTTGAACAACAACGACTGGTACAGCAATCACGTGAAGAAATTGCAGAGTTGGAAACTCTCATTCGCACAGAAACAGCGAAATGGGAAATGCAGAAGAACCAAATTCTCAAGGGCAAGCTTGCCAAGCGTATCCAGGACCTGAAGACAGAAGTTTCTCTGAAAAAGGTCTCGATTGGCGAGGGAGATGATGCAGATAGCTGA
- a CDS encoding uncharacterized protein (COG:S;~EggNog:ENOG410Q1IQ): protein MSSRTAQQPSQPPKESAYTQSANPITHSPYETQQSQEREQRSYGTAPGLITRGVSSKPSRNETILAARHRHEASLKAMQDEGDVDTDYGVEQQPNEGEIAHAVEDHSRHRMQAGAHAGAVGTAQGPGMPAYGEGEDTMAHLDRKGEEHKRILGERVGRSPPVPDGETAERERLRSRKLKEDRELHVGDAVREATGSPVVGR, encoded by the coding sequence ATGTCATCAAGAACagcacaacaaccctcccaaccccccaaaGAATCCGCCTACACCCAGTCTGCAAACCCCATAACCCACAGCCCCTACGAAACCCAACAAAGCCAAGAGCGCGAGCAACGCTCATACGGCACCGCACCGGGCCTGATAACCCGCGGCGTATCATCAAAACCGTCCAGAAACGAAACAATCTTGGCCGCGAGACATCGACACGAGGCGTCCCTCAAGGCAATgcaggacgagggcgacGTGGATACGGACTACGGGGTTGAGCAGCAGCCTAACGAGGGTGAAATTGCGCACGCGGTGGAGGACCACTCGCGACATCGGATGCAGGCGGGTGCAcatgctggtgctgttgggACTGCGCAGGGGCCTGGAATGCCGGCGTATGGTGAGGGGGAGGATACGATGGCGCATTTGGATCGGAAGGGGGAGGAGCATAAGCGGATTTTGGGGGAGAGGGTTGGACGGTCGCCACCGGTGCCGGATGGGGAGACGGCAGAGAGGGAGAGGCTTaggtcgaggaagttgaaggaagataGGGAGCTGCATGTTGGGGATGCGGTGAGGGAGGCGACGGGGAGCCCGGTTGTTGGGAGGTAG